Proteins encoded within one genomic window of Esox lucius isolate fEsoLuc1 chromosome 12, fEsoLuc1.pri, whole genome shotgun sequence:
- the etv7 gene encoding transcription factor ETV7, with protein MEKRRSSPPTLIKQEHGEWSPLALDNPLEPGRKVLFPLSRCPPSTVLPPSTVLPPVLPPSQDDDLWHLPGRLRINPSLWDKEDVAHWLHWAQKEYSLRRSERGRFEMNGRALCLLTKDDFRRRCPDSGDVLYEVLQCVKQQRRGVVCGPQTPPTMNLTKPTLCRNTQTHPSNGSQTPHPPELDGVSTRTDCPPTIPKSQEEEPLNLSNQERPQKEAPPREANGKIPDCRLLWDYVYQLLSDQRYQHFIRWEDPERLVFRVADPNGLARLWGNHKNRANMTYEKMSRALRHYYKLNIIKKEPGQKLLFRFLKSPQEIRENRAESPEHTPSPEHTPTHTPTHTPSHTPSHTPRQDNSEDGLEVSPESSPASSDH; from the exons ATGGAAAAACGACGCAGCTCCCCGCCAACTTTGATCAAG CAGGAGCACGGAGAGTGGAGTCCCCTGGCGTTGGACAATCCCCTAGAACCTGGTAGAAAGGTGCTGTTCCCTCTATCTCGTTGCCCTCCCTCCACCGTCCTTCCCCCCTCCACCGTCCTTCCCCCTGTTCTCCCCCCATCACAAGATGATGATCTGTGGCATTTACCTGGAAGACTAC gTATAAACCCATCCCTGTGGGATAAGGAGGATGTGGCCCACTGGCTGCACTGGGCCCAGAAGGAGTATTCGCTCCGCCGGTCAGAGAGAGGACGCTTTGAGATGAACGGACGAGCACTCTGTCTGCTCACCAAGGACGACTTCAGACGACGCTGTCCGGACTCAG GTGATGTGTTGTATGAGGTCCTACAGTGTGTCAAGCAACAGAGAAGAGGTGTGGTCTGTGGACCTCAAACTCCACCCACCATGAATCTCACCAAGCCCACCCTCTGTAGGAACACCCAGACCCACCCATCCAATGGAAGCCAGACTCCCCATCCCCCAGAGCTGGATGGAGTCAGTACGCGGACAG ATTGTCCACCAACAATTCCTAAATCCCAAGAGGAGGAACCTCTGAATCTGTCCAATCAAGAGAGGCCTCAGAAAGAAGCCCCACCCAGAGAGGCGAATGGCAAAATACCAG ACTGCAGGCTGCTATGGGACTATGTGTACCAGTTGTTATCAGACCAGCGCTACCAGCACTTCATCCGCTGGGAGGACCCGGAAAGGCTGGTGTTCAGGGTGGCCGACCCCAACGGACTAGCCCGACTCTGGGGGAACCACAAG AATCGAGCCAACATGACGTATGAGAAGATGTCTCGTGCTCTCAGGCACTACTACAAACTGAACATCATCAAGAAGGAACCTGGGCAGAAACTACTGTttag GTTTCTGAAGAGCCCTCAGGAGATCAGGGAAAACAGAGCAGAGTCCCCGgaacacacaccctctccagaacacacacccacacacacacccacacacacaccctcacacacaccctcacacacaccccgaCAGGACAATAGTGAGGATGGTTTGGAGGTGTCCCCTGAATCAAGCCCAGCCAGCTCTGACCACTAA